A segment of the Myxococcota bacterium genome:
TCCGAGCGCGTGCGCCAGCAGCTCAAGCCGACTCAGTGACTTGACGTCCGGTCTTGTGGAAGCGCTGGCCGCGCCAGATCCCGCCGGGGTGCGCTTCCTCCGGCTGACCGAGCCCGGCGAGCCGTCGCACCGTGGACAGGCGCATGGGCAGCATCTCCTCCCAGGGCAGCGCCACGAGTGACTCGGCGCGCCGGCCGCGCCGATAGGCGCGCGTCACGTAGCGGAGCCAGGGCCGCCCGCGCGAGCGGAAGACCTCGAAGAACGCGCCCGCGGTGAGCAGGGCGTTGGCCCGGCCACCGCTCTGACCCTGGCTGAACGCCAGGAGCGTGGCTTCGCCGAGATCGTCGGTGCCGTAGCCCGTGACCACGTGGGCCAGGTCGTGCACGAGCCCGATCCGGTCGGCGAACCAGTTGCGCACCGGATCGAGCGGTGGCAGGCCGTGCTGCGCCTGCCAGCGCCGGCGCGTCTCGTGCTGCAGGTCGATGAGACCCGTGGTGCGGAAGCCCGTGTCGGCGAGATAGTCGAGATACGCGCGCCCGAGGCTGTCGGGGGACAAGCGCGCGAGCGCCGCCTGGTCGGAGAGCGCCGCCGCGAGCGAGGGCTGCTCGGCGAGCAGCGCGCGCCCGGCGGGGCTGGCCGCGAAGCGGCGCAGCGTGCGCTCGAAGTCGCGCCCGCCGATCGCCAGGATCACGTCGACCGCGCGCGCCGTGTCGTCGGGGTCGCGCAGCAGCGCCTGCAGGGCGCCCAGCGCCGTGCGCCAGCGCATCCGGCTCGCCTGTGGGGAACGGAACGGAATGGCAGTCACTTCGTCTCCTTGGCGCGGCGCGGCGCCCGCCGCGCGCGCTTCCCGGGGGTGTCGCCGGTGGGGTCCTGGGGCGGCGCGGCGAGCGCGACCAGGCGGCGCGGCCGTCCGGCGAAGCGGGAGGCCGCCACGGGCGCGAGGAAGATCTCGGCGGCGCGCTCCATGCGCTGGCGCAGCGAGTCACTCTGCTCGTCGTACAGCCAGCCGATGATCGTGCCGTTGCTCAGGCTCTCGAACGCGCGCGCCAGGTCCACGGCCGGCGCCACTGGCCGCAGGTCGCCGCGCGCGAGCCCACGCTCCATGAGCCGCACGAGCTGGGCCGAAGTGACTTCCCGCGTGCGCCGCGCGGCCAGCCCCTCGTCGAGGCCGACGCTGATGCGCGCGATCTCGCGGAACACGCCGCGATAGAAGCCCCGGTAGGCCTCGATGCCCGCACCCATGTGGGAGAACAGCGCGCGCACGATCGCGGGCGTGGGAGTCACCCGGTCGGCGAGCGCATTCTCGAGCATGCCCTGGAAGTACGCGACCACGTCGTCGGTGATCGCCTCGACCAGCGCGTACTTCGATGCGAAGTAGTTGAAGACCGTGGCGCGGGCCACCCCGGCCGAGAGCGCCACGTCGGCCATCGTGACCGGCTCGACGCCGCGCTCGGCGAACAGCGAGCGGGCCGCGTCGAGGATCCGCTCGCGCTGCCGGCTCTTGCTCTGCGCGCGGGGCCCGGAAATCATTGGACCCGAGTCTAACGGAATTTGGACTCGAGTCCAAGATTGGCTTTCGGCTAGGCTCGGCGCATGGAGAAGCTCGCGCGCGCCCGCGACGGCTACGCCGAGCGGATCCGCGCGCTCGCGGGTCTGCGCTCGCCGGCCCTGCTGCGGGGGCTGTCACGGGTCCCGCGCGAGGAGTTCCTCGGCCCGCCCCCGTGGCGCTTGCTCACGGTCGCCGACCTGGGGCGCGGCTACCGCGAGACCTCGGACCCGGCGGAGCTCTACGACAACGTGCTGGTCGCGCTCGACGCGGAGCGACGGCTCAACAACGGCGAGCCGGCGGCGCTGTTGCGCTGGCTCGACTCACTCGAGCTCCGCGCGGGTGAGCGCTTCCTGCACGTGGGCTGCGGCGTGGGCTACTACACGGCGATCGCGGCCGAAGCCCTGCGGCCTGGCGGGCGGGCGCTGGGCGTGGAGCTCGACCCGAGCCTGGCCGAGCGCGCGCGCCACAACCTGGCCGGCCGCGACGACGTGGAGATCGTCTCAGGCGACGGCGCCAGTCTCACCGGCCAGAGCTTCGACGCGATCTTCGTGAATGCGGGCGCCACCGAGATCCTGCCCGCCTGGCTCGACTCACTCCTGCCCGGCGGGCGGCTGCTCCTGCCGCTCACCGTGGGCATCGGCCAGCCGAACCTGGGCGTCGGCTTCATGCTGCTGGTGCGGCGGGACGCCGACGGCGACCGCGCCGAATTCCAGGGACCCGTCGGGGTGTTCCACTGCGCGGGCGCGCGCAGCGAATACGGAGAGTCACAGCTGCGTCGACTCTTCGCAGCTCGACCCTCCGGGGCGTTGCCGCTGCGGCGCCAACCCCATCGCGAGGACTCGAGCTGCGCCCTTCACGGCGCGGGGTTCTGCCTCGCACATCCAGCGAGGCACGAATGAAACGAGCTCCGGGCGCACCCTTCAGCGGCAACGCAGCGGTCGTGGCGCGGGACTACCGCGGTTGGTTTCTCGGTCACTTCGTGCCGGGCGACGAGCCGCTGCACAGCCGGGACGTCGAGGTGAAGTGGACCACGCACGCCGCGGGCGAGACCCGGCCCGAGTGGTCGCCGCCGGGCCCGGTGCGCACGCTGAACCTCCTGATCCGCGGCCGCTTCGCCGTGCTCTTCCCCGGCGAGGAGGTCGTGCTCGAGCGGGAGGGCGACTTCGTGGCATTCGGACCCGGCATCGCGCACTCGTTCCGCGCCATCGAGGAGTCACTGGTGATGACGATCCGCTGGCCCTCGCGCCCGAGCTAGCGCCAGGACTGGAGCTCGATCGCGTTGCCTTCGGGGTCGGTCACGTAGCACCAGGTGACGCGCGCGCCGCTCGCGTACGAGAGCGTGACCACCTCGCCCAGCGCCGAGCCGCCGCGCGCCAGCACCTCGCGCCGCGCCGCAGGCACGTCGTCGACCTCGAACGCCAGGTGCGCCAGGCCGGGCCGGTTCACGGCGCGCCGGCCGGGTCGGTGTGGGCGCCGTAGCTGTAGATCTCGAGCGTCGGCCCGCGCTCGCCGTGACCCGGCAGGCGCAGGTGCACGCCGCGCAGCGTCGCGCCGGCGACGCCGGTGCCCGCTTCCAGGTCCCGGCCCGCGAGGTCGCGCTCGGGCGGCACGAGCACGCAGCCGAACACCTCGCCGTAGAAGGCCGCGAGCGCGCGCCAGTCGACGGCGATCAGGTTCGTGTGCGCGTAGCGGGCGCCCGCGATCACGGCAGCTCACTCACACGCGCGCGCAGTAGTAGCCGAGCTCGCCGAGCAGCGACCCGCGCGCGCCGACCTGCGCGGCCTCGCGAAAGCCGGCTTCGCGCATGAGCCGCGCCAGGCCGTCCTCGGCGTTCGAGCGCAGGCTCTGCTCGCGGTGGACCAGCTTCGCGAGCAGGGCACCCAGACCGTGACCCGTGCCTGCGAAGTCGACTACGTGCAGTGACCCGCCCGCGCGCAGCACGCGCCGCAGCTCGCGCAGCACGGCCGGCTTCTCGGCGCTCTCGAAGTGGTGGAACACGAACGACGAGATCACGCGCTCGAAGCTCGCGTCGGGGAACGGCAGTGAGTCGCCGAAGCCCTGCTCGAACGCGATCGCGACGCCGGCCTGCGCCGCTTTCCGCTCGGCCCGGGCCAGGGCCTTCTCGTCGGGGTCGAGCGCCACCAGCTCGATCGCGGGCTCCAGGCGCTTGGCCACGAGCGAGAGCGCGCCCGTGCCGCAGCCCAGGTCGAGCACGCGCTGTCCGGGCGCGAGCCGGGCCTGAGTGACCAGCTCCTGCTGCGCGCCGCGCGTGCCCAGGAGCCGCGTGAACGGATCGTAGAACGGCAGCAGCCAGTCGGCGCCGGCCGCGGGAACGAAGTGTCGGT
Coding sequences within it:
- a CDS encoding Coq4 family protein, producing the protein MTAIPFRSPQASRMRWRTALGALQALLRDPDDTARAVDVILAIGGRDFERTLRRFAASPAGRALLAEQPSLAAALSDQAALARLSPDSLGRAYLDYLADTGFRTTGLIDLQHETRRRWQAQHGLPPLDPVRNWFADRIGLVHDLAHVVTGYGTDDLGEATLLAFSQGQSGGRANALLTAGAFFEVFRSRGRPWLRYVTRAYRRGRRAESLVALPWEEMLPMRLSTVRRLAGLGQPEEAHPGGIWRGQRFHKTGRQVTESA
- a CDS encoding methyltransferase domain-containing protein; its protein translation is MEKLARARDGYAERIRALAGLRSPALLRGLSRVPREEFLGPPPWRLLTVADLGRGYRETSDPAELYDNVLVALDAERRLNNGEPAALLRWLDSLELRAGERFLHVGCGVGYYTAIAAEALRPGGRALGVELDPSLAERARHNLAGRDDVEIVSGDGASLTGQSFDAIFVNAGATEILPAWLDSLLPGGRLLLPLTVGIGQPNLGVGFMLLVRRDADGDRAEFQGPVGVFHCAGARSEYGESQLRRLFAARPSGALPLRRQPHREDSSCALHGAGFCLAHPARHE
- a CDS encoding class I SAM-dependent methyltransferase, encoding MAQSHRHFVPAAGADWLLPFYDPFTRLLGTRGAQQELVTQARLAPGQRVLDLGCGTGALSLVAKRLEPAIELVALDPDEKALARAERKAAQAGVAIAFEQGFGDSLPFPDASFERVISSFVFHHFESAEKPAVLRELRRVLRAGGSLHVVDFAGTGHGLGALLAKLVHREQSLRSNAEDGLARLMREAGFREAAQVGARGSLLGELGYYCARV
- a CDS encoding TetR/AcrR family transcriptional regulator codes for the protein MISGPRAQSKSRQRERILDAARSLFAERGVEPVTMADVALSAGVARATVFNYFASKYALVEAITDDVVAYFQGMLENALADRVTPTPAIVRALFSHMGAGIEAYRGFYRGVFREIARISVGLDEGLAARRTREVTSAQLVRLMERGLARGDLRPVAPAVDLARAFESLSNGTIIGWLYDEQSDSLRQRMERAAEIFLAPVAASRFAGRPRRLVALAAPPQDPTGDTPGKRARRAPRRAKETK
- a CDS encoding VOC family protein produces the protein MSCRDRGRPLRAHEPDRRRLARARGLLRRGVRLRARAARARPRGPGPGSGHRRRRRDAARRAPAPAGSRRARADARDLQLRRPHRPGRRAVNRPGLAHLAFEVDDVPAARREVLARGGSALGEVVTLSYASGARVTWCYVTDPEGNAIELQSWR
- a CDS encoding signal peptidase I, producing the protein MKRAPGAPFSGNAAVVARDYRGWFLGHFVPGDEPLHSRDVEVKWTTHAAGETRPEWSPPGPVRTLNLLIRGRFAVLFPGEEVVLEREGDFVAFGPGIAHSFRAIEESLVMTIRWPSRPS